The following is a genomic window from Actinomycetota bacterium.
ATCGAGTATGCGCGCACGTAGAGGCGGCTGCCGTCTGAGACGACCACGCCCGCGCCGTTCTCGGAGAGCGAGACCTCGGCCTCCTGGGTGTCCGTGGAGGGTGTCTGTGCGCGTGCGAAGGGGTTGCCGGTGTACTCGTTCGCGTATCCGGCCAGCTCCGAGCCGGACGGGAACAGACCGCCACCGGCGCTCGCCCACGTGGTCGCGGTGTTGCCGAATGTCTCCCCGACCTGTCGGAAGTCACCGCCGTCGTAGGCGTAGACCCGGTAGCCCGTGGCGCCGGCCGCCGCGTTCCACGACAGCGATACGGAGCCGCGGCCGACGTCTGGCAGGTCGTTCGTGTTGTCCGCGACGCCGTTGGAGTCGCGGTCGACCTCGCGGAACCAGTTCGCGGAGGCCGCCGAGGCCACGCTCGGGGCGGCTGAGAGCTGCGCGGGACGCATGCCGACGTTGGTGTCCTGCGGCCTCCAGCCGGTGTCGTAGGCGTACGCGTAGGCGCCCAGGGTTGCGCGCGAGTCGAAGTCGGTGTCCTGCATGTCGCCCCAGGCGCTGTTGACGCTGAAGACGAACTTGACCTCGTGGTAGTTCGACCCGGTCGTGCGCGTGCACAGCGCGGGCTGCGGCGTGATCTTCTCCGCGCCGACGCCTGCGGCGGTGCTGAAGCCGATCCATGTGCCGTCGGGCAGCTGTCTCTTGTTCCAGCCCGCTCCGGGGTCGGTCTTGAACCATGCGTATTGGCCGGCGTAGCGGGAAGAGGGGCCGGCGAAGGCGTTCGGCATCACATCGAGGCGAGTGAGGTTGGCGAGCGTCTCCGCTGAGTTGTAGCGCACAGTGACGGTGGCCGTGTCCCCGATTCCGTAGACCGGCTTGTCGGTGGTCACGGTCATGTTGCTTCTGGGGAGGTCGTAGAAGACGTCCATGCGCGGGCGCTGCGTGGTCGTCCCGGAGTTCCCGGCTCGGAACTCCTTGTGATACGTCGTGGACGTGGACGTGTGGTGGACCATGAAGCCGTGGTTGATGTCGGTTGCCGAGTTGCGCCACTCCTGGGCGACCTGCGCGCACCCTTGGCTCACCCACGTGTCGACGCCGCCGGCGGTCTGGGTGCCCAGTGCGACGTAGCTGGGCCTGCCCGAGTTCCAGGTGAGCGACGACACCCAGGCGCTCGTGCACCGGCCGAACATCACGGCGTTGGCGGAGCCCAGTGTCTGATAGAGCCTGAACCACGCGTCGTAGATGAAGGCGCCTGCGGGGATCGCGGTCGAGAAGTGAGGGAACCTCACGAAGGACTGCGTCATCTGGTTGGCGCCGTATCCAGCACTGAGATAGGTCTCCGTGCTGTAGACCGTCGTCGGCTTGCCCTGGCACGCGAAGGTGTCCGGGCACGGAGTCGCGTCGGCGTCGCGCAGCATGACCGTGGGGTCGACTCTCACCGGGTAGACACGCGCCGGATCGTCGAGCCACTCTCTCGGGATGTCGTAGGAGACATACGCGGTGTCGCCGTAGGCCACGACTTCCATCGTAGCGTCCGGGCAGTCGACGCCCTCCGACCCGGGTCCCGCGGAGTCGAAGACGACGAGCTCGCCGAGCTCGGCTACCGGCTCATCGGTGCCCGAGCGGTAGAAGAGGTAGCCCCCGCCAGGCCGTTGCCTGATCTCGAGACCGTCGAGAGCCATCGCGAACTCGTAGTGGTTCGGAGCGTCAGGGCTCGAAAGGACGACCGTCTCCTTGATCCCTTCGTTGAAAGCCTCGTAGAGCAGGGTCGCGTCCTCGGCGACCCCCAGGTAGCGGACCTCGTTGCCCATCGCGATCTTGAGGTTCTCCGAGGCGTCGAGCATGTCGATACCGATCGACCAGTCCTCATCGGATAGGATCGCAGCGCTTTCGCCGTAGATCTCCTGGCTGAACTCGACATCCGCCTTCGTCGCGAGGGGGCTCGATACGCCCGGCTCCCCGCTCGGCGCGAGGGTGGTCACGATGTCTCGCCAGTCGCCGCCGTCATCTTCGTAGTGAAGAGGCCCGGCTCCGATCTCGGCCTTGTAGGTCCCGTCGGAGAGGAGGTAGTGTTTTGCGTCCTCGGTGCGCTTCTCGAGGAGCTCACGCACGACCGTCGGGGATGTCTCGACCGACTGCGGGCTCTCTATCGTCGCGGTCGCCGGCGGCGAGTCATCCGCGTATGCGGCCGGCTGCAGATACCCGAACGCCGGGCCCACCGCCAGTACGAACGACAGGACGAATGTGAGCGTGCGCGAAGCCGCCCCACGGTGGATGCCCCTCATCTGTGAGGCCCCCTCAGTAGCCTGCGGGATGTCTTCCCGATGTGTGAGGGTATTCCTGCCGTCTATCCAAAGTCTTTCCAAAGTCTATCCACGGTCGAAGAATTCGGTGGGAAGGGCGGGGTTTGAGACCGCAAGGCGTGGTGAACGGGGCCGGACTCGGCCCGCGCGGCACTGTGGCTACAGTTCCACCTCGCCCAGGAGCACCCGCTCGAGCGCAACACCCCCCGCCCCGACAACAATCGGGCGCGCGGTCGGATATGCGGTCAGGAAGGCGTTCATCCCTCGATGCCCGTCGCCCCTATCGGGACCGCTCTTGACCTCGATCGCCGTGAGCGCACCATCGCGGTGCTCAACGACGAAGTCGACCCCGAGATCTCCTTGGCGCCAGTAGTGTAAGACGAAGTCATCCGCGTCCTTGCGGGCGAACAAGTAGGCGCCCACCGCTGACTCGACCAGACGACCCCGCCACGCCAGGTCCGACTGGGCCGCTGACGGCTCGCGACCCGATATGGCCGTCATCAGCCCTGTGTTCATGACCTGCAGCTTCGGACTGGATGCGCGCCGGCGAACTCTCCCGCCGGTGTACTTCCGCAGACCGGCCACGAGCCCAGCTCCTTCGAGCAGCATGAGGTAGTGCGCGAGGGTGGTCGTGTTTCCTGCGTCTGCAAGCTGGCCGAGCATCTTGGTGTAGGACAGGATCTGGCCCGAGTACTCGCACGCCAGGGCGAAGAGCTGACGCAACAGCGCGGGCTTGTCCACTCGGGTCATGAGCAGGATGTCGCGCGACACTGATGTCTCGATGAGCGAATCGACGATGTAGGACCTCCACCGGCGCACGTCGTCCACGAGAGTGGCTGCGCCAGGATACCCGCCAAAGAAGAGGAAGGTCTCCACATCCCACGCGAATGCATCGCGGCACTCCGCAAACGTCCAGTGTGTCCACCGGAGGGTTTCGAAGCGTCCAGCGAGACTCTCGGCAAGTCCCGCCTGCATGAGCAGAGGCGACGAGCCGAGAACGACCACGCGCACGTCGCAACCTGCCCGAGTGTCTTCGTCCCAGAGCGCCTTCACGTGTTCGGACCAGGAGGGAACCTTCTGGACCTCATCAAGAGCGAGCACGACCGGCCCATCGCTGGCGTCGAGTCGTGCGAGCTCCCACTGTTCTCGGATCCAGCTCGCAGTCTGAATCGCGGGTGTGTCCGCGCTTGCGTAGCGTGTCGGGATGCCGAGGCCACCGAGCACGGAGTCGACCGAGGTCGTCTTCCCGACCTGCCGAGGCCCCCACACCACCTGGATGAAGCGTCGCGGCTCGAGCAGCCGTGCCCTCAATTGGGCGTCAAGCGAACGGTGGTACATACGATGACCTCCCAGTGCTTTGCGTACTCAACGCATTGAGTAGTTTAACTCATGACACTGAGTAAACGCGAACCCGGCTGGTCAGCATACGTGTTTGCGATGCCAGCGCCGTCTACCGAACGACCAGCAGCACGAGTGCGACCGCCACGAGAATCGCCAAGGCGCCGAACGCGAGCGCGACCAGGTGCCCGCCCCGGCGCGAGTCCGGCGCGATCAGCGACCCCACGTTGTCGAGCGGATCCCCCTCGAGCGCGCGCAGCTCGGCGGCGGCGTCATCGAACTCGTCGATCGTCGGTCCCCCGTCAAGGTTGTCCCACGCGCGGTCGTCCGGGTGGACACCGTCGTGGGCTAGCTCCTCGGCCTGCTCGAGGGCCCAGAGGTCGACGCCCTCCTCGGCCCAAGGGTCGGGTGGGAGCCGGTCGTCGGTCATGGCGTGACGCCGGTGATTTCCGCGACCTGCGCGACGTCGGCGCGCATCTGGGCGGCAAGCGCTTCCTCGGAATCGAACACGCGCTGCTCGCGGAGGCGGGCCAGGAACTCGATGCTCATCTCGGCGCCGTACAGGTCGCCCTGAAAGCCGATGAGGTGCGCCTCGACGAGGTCGTGCGCGTCGGCGAACGTCGGTGCGACACCCACCGAGATGGCCGCAGGCCAGATGCCCGAGGCGGTCGCCGCGAATCCGGCGTAGACCCCGTCACCGGGTACGGCCGTGAACGCAGCGGGCTCGATGTTGGCCGTGGGTACGCCGAGCGCGGCCCCCGCTCCCCTGCCGGCAACCACGCGGCCGCCTATGCGGTGCAACCTGCCAAGGAGTCGCGCTGCTGCGGCGACATCACCGGCAGCTACGGTGCGGCGGATGCGCGATGAGGTGACAGGCTCGTCCTCGGCCAGGACGAGTTCGTGCGGCACGACCTCGAAGCCGTGCGTGTCTCCGAGTTGCTGCAGCGTCGCGACGTCTCCGCTCGCCTTATGGCCGAAGCGGAAGTCGTAGCCCACGTGCACAGCCACGGGGTCGAGGGCCGGGACGAGCACCTCGTCGACGAAGGCCTCCGGGGAAAGCGCGGCGAGCTCGTCGTCAAACGGCACCACGAGCACGAGATCGGGGCCGAGCGAGGCGAGGACTGCGAGCTTCTCGGAAAGTGTGAGCAGCTGAGGAGCGGCGGCCTCGGGTGTGACCACCTGGTCTGGATCGCGGTCGAAGGTGACGATTGCCGAGGCGACTCCGGATCCGCGGGCTGCCTTGATAGCGTCATGTAGCAGCGTCTGATGGCCAAGGTGAACGCCGTCGAAGACGCCGAGAGATGTCACGGCCGGGCCCAAACAGGGCATCCCGTGCGTCCATGTGATTGCGGGCATGTTCATCGCATTCCTCCAGGAATGACGACCTCGGGCAGAATCATCGCACGTTCGCGGCGATAGGCGCCAAGGAAGGCGTCGTTGTTGTAGAGCGCAAAGGGTCCCGGGTCTTCCGGGTCGAGCCCTAGCCCGTCGGAGCTCAGGGGCGAGCCGACCGCGACACGGGCTGCGCGCACATCGTCGATGCCGACCGCGGTCAGCTCAAGCGCGTCGACGGCCGACACGAAATGACGCGTGACGTCATCGGTCGACCGGATAGCGTCGAGACATGCGGCGTCCTCGATGGACAACCGCCCGCTTGCCGTGCGACGGAGAGCGCCCAGGTGAGCGGCGGTGTCCAGCGACGCGCCCAGGTCCTGCGCGAATGCCCGTACGTAGAAGCCCTTCGACACGGTGAGCTCGATGTCCCAGGCGACGGGCGGCCCGGTGCGGACTTCGCGCAGCTGCGCGGCGACGATCTCGACGCGCCGGGGCTCGATCTCGACCGGCTTGCCCGCACGCGCCAGGTCGTAGGCCTTCTGACCTGCCAGTTTGATCGCCGAGTACGCCGGAGGGACCTGATTGTACTCCCCTATCCAGGTGCGAAGAGTCTCCTCGGCGAAGGTGGGGTCGGAGACGGGCGCGGGCACGGCAGCCTCGCGCGAGACGGCGCCCTCGGCGTCGGCGGTGTCGGTCTCGCTTCCGAACACGACCGTCGCCTCGTAGGTTTTGGTCGCGGCCGTGAGATACGGTGCCAGCCGCGTGGCGGGTCCAACAAGCACCACGAGCAGCCCGGTGGCTGCCGGATCGAGGGTGCCCGCGTGGCCCACGCGCCGCTCCCCGGTCGCCCGCCGGACGACACCCACGACATCGTGGCTTGTCATGCCGGAAGGTTTGTCTATCGGCAGGATGCCGCACAGGTCTGTTGCCCCGCGTGGTGTCACGGGCGTTCGCCGCTACCGGGTAGCCGCCCAAGAAGCTGGCCGATGAGAGCCTTGCGCGTGCCGCTCGCGGTGAAACCGGCTGCGGCAGCATGGCCTCCCCCTCCCATCTCGCGCGCGAGCGTACCGACGTCGTATCCGGTCTTGGAGCGCAGGTTGGCGCGGAGACCGTCGGACTGTTCGCGGATGAGGAAGGCGACGTCGACCCCTTTGGCAACGCGGATGAGGTCGACGAGGTTCTCGCTCTCCTCGGCATGGGCACCCGTGGCTTCGAAGTCGGCGTCGGTGACCCACGAGTACGCGACACGACCGCCGTTCGCGACGGTGAGACGCGAGAGCACCCGTGAGTCCAGATCGAGTGCGGCGGGAGAACGCTCCTGGTAGACGAGGCGCGCGGCAAGCGAGGGGTCGGCTCCTGCTTCGATCATCGCTGCGGCATCGCGCAGCGCGCCCGGCGACGTGTTCTCGTACTGGAAGCGACCGGTATCGGTCATGAGCCCGACGTAGCAGCACAGGGCGATCTCCGGAGTGACCGGCACTTCGAGCCGCTCGATGAGCCGCCAGATGAGCTGGGACGTCGAAGCGGCGCGAGAATCCACGATGTTCACGCCGCCGAACTCGGCGTTGTCGGGATGGTGGTCGATGACGATGAGGTTCTCGGCCTTGCGGGCAAGGTCCTCCGCGAGGCCAAGGCGTTCGAAGTTCGGCGTGTCGAGTGCGACGAACGCGGCTGGAACGTTGAGGTCGTTGGCAGGCGTGAGCAGGCCGAATCCCGGCAGGAACTCGTAGGTGCACGGACCGGTGGCATCGTCTGCAAGCGTTGGGATCGCAGGGATGCTCGCGTCGCGCAGAGCGAGTGTGAGCGCCAGGACCGAGCCGATCGCGTCACCGTCGGGACTCACGTGTGCACACACGACGACCGAGTCGGCGTGCCTCAGGTGCACGGCAGCCCGGTGGTAGGGTGTGCTCACATCTCCCCCTAGTCGCCGGCCGGTTCGGCTTCGACGTCGTCGCCGGCCGCATCGACTCCGGCGGCCTCTGCGGCACGCGCCCCTGACTCAAGCAGGGTCGGCGGCACGTTCTTGAGAGCCTCGTTGATGCGCATGCCTTCGTCGACCGACGGGTCGATGAAGAAGCGCAGCTCCGGCGTGAAGCGCATCTTGACACGCTGGCCAAGGAGCGTGCGAATGCGACCCTTGGCGGAGTCGAGTCCGGCGAGTGCCTCGGCGTAGCGTTCTGCGTCGCCGTGAGCGATCACGTAGATGTTCGCCGTCATGAGGTCTGACGCCACCTGGGCAGACGTGACCGTCACGAGTTCGAGACGCGGGTCGGCGATCTCGCCGACAAGCATCGACGCGATCGCCTCCCGTACCGTTTCGTTGAGCTTGCGTGTTCGCGGGGTCTGTTTCATTGCGGCCTGTCCTACGATTCGCGGGCGATCTCGACCGTACGGAAGGCTTCGATGAAGTCGCCCTCCTTGAGGTCTTGGAAGTTGTCGATACCCACACCGCACTCGTATCCGGACTTGACGGATTTGACGTCGTCCTTGAAGCGGCGAAGCGATCCGATCCTGCCTTCGTACACGACGACGCCGTCGCGGACCACTCGAATCTGGTCGTCGCGATGGACCTCGCCCTCCTGCACGTACGAGCCTGCGATGACGCCCATCTTGGGAACGCGGAACAGTTCGCGAACCTCCACGCGTGCGGTGTCCTCTTCGACGATGTCGGGTGAGAGCATGCCCACGCGGGCTGCGTTGATGTCCTCGATCGCCTGGTAGATGACGCGATAGAGGCGAACGTCGACGTTCTCCTTGTCGGCCAGTGCCTTCGCCGCCGGCATCGGTCGGACGTTGAAGCCGATGATGATGGCGTCGGAAGCGTCGGCCAAGGCGATGTCGGTCTCAGTGATCGCACCGACAGCGGAGTGAATGACGTTGATACGGACCTCGCTCCGGTCCATCTTGTCGAGCGCGTCCTGCAGGGCCTCGATGGAACCCTGGACGTCGGCCTTGACCACCAGGTTGAGGTCCTTGAGCTCGCCTTCCTGGATACGTGCAAAGAGGTCGTCCAAGGAGACGTGAACCTTCTTGTCCCGGGCGAGAAGACGCTGCTTGAGCGCACGCTCCTCGGCCAGCTTGCGCGCATCGCGCTCATCGGCGAAGACGCGGAACTCGTCTCCGGCAGATGGCACGCTTGCAAGGCCGATGATCTCGGCCGGCTCTGCAGGACCGGCGGACTTCACGGTCACACCGTGCGGGTCGCCGAGGGCGCGGACACGGCCGTGGGCTGTGCCTGCGACCAGCGAGTCGCCAACGCGCAAGGTGCCGCGCTGAACGAGCACGGTGGCGACGGGGCCGCGACCCTTGTCGAGCTTGGCTTCGATGACGACACCGCTTGCGAAGGTGTCGGGGTTGGCCTTGAGGTCCTCGAATTCGGCTACGAGAAGGATCGTCTCGAGGAGGTCGTCGATGTTGATGCGCTTCTTGGCGGAGACGTCGACGAAGATGTTGGTGCCGCCCCACTCCTCGGACACAATCTCGTGCTCGGTGAGTTCCTGGCGTACGCGGTCGGGGTTGGCGCCTTCCTTGTCGATCTTGTTGACGGCGATCACGATCGGCACACCTGCGGCCTTCGCGTGGTGGATGGCCTCGACGGTCTGCGGCATGACGCCATCGTCGGCGGCGACCACGAGCACAACGACATCGGTGATGTTCGCGCCTCGGGCACGCATGGCGGTGAACGCCTCGTGACCCGGCGTGTCGACGAAGGTGATCCTCTTGTCCTTGTGCGTCACGACGGAGGCACCGATGTGCTGGGTGATGCCACCGGCCTCGGTCGCCGCAACACCGGTCTCGCGAATCGCGTCGAGCAGCGACGTCTTGCCGTGGTCAACGTGACCCATGACCGTGACGACAGGGCTGCGCGGCTTGAGGTCCTCGGGCTCATCCTCAAAGACGAA
Proteins encoded in this region:
- a CDS encoding bifunctional riboflavin kinase/FAD synthetase, coding for MNMPAITWTHGMPCLGPAVTSLGVFDGVHLGHQTLLHDAIKAARGSGVASAIVTFDRDPDQVVTPEAAAPQLLTLSEKLAVLASLGPDLVLVVPFDDELAALSPEAFVDEVLVPALDPVAVHVGYDFRFGHKASGDVATLQQLGDTHGFEVVPHELVLAEDEPVTSSRIRRTVAAGDVAAAARLLGRLHRIGGRVVAGRGAGAALGVPTANIEPAAFTAVPGDGVYAGFAATASGIWPAAISVGVAPTFADAHDLVEAHLIGFQGDLYGAEMSIEFLARLREQRVFDSEEALAAQMRADVAQVAEITGVTP
- the truB gene encoding tRNA pseudouridine(55) synthase TruB; protein product: MTPRGATDLCGILPIDKPSGMTSHDVVGVVRRATGERRVGHAGTLDPAATGLLVVLVGPATRLAPYLTAATKTYEATVVFGSETDTADAEGAVSREAAVPAPVSDPTFAEETLRTWIGEYNQVPPAYSAIKLAGQKAYDLARAGKPVEIEPRRVEIVAAQLREVRTGPPVAWDIELTVSKGFYVRAFAQDLGASLDTAAHLGALRRTASGRLSIEDAACLDAIRSTDDVTRHFVSAVDALELTAVGIDDVRAARVAVGSPLSSDGLGLDPEDPGPFALYNNDAFLGAYRRERAMILPEVVIPGGMR
- a CDS encoding DHH family phosphoesterase, which gives rise to MSTPYHRAAVHLRHADSVVVCAHVSPDGDAIGSVLALTLALRDASIPAIPTLADDATGPCTYEFLPGFGLLTPANDLNVPAAFVALDTPNFERLGLAEDLARKAENLIVIDHHPDNAEFGGVNIVDSRAASTSQLIWRLIERLEVPVTPEIALCCYVGLMTDTGRFQYENTSPGALRDAAAMIEAGADPSLAARLVYQERSPAALDLDSRVLSRLTVANGGRVAYSWVTDADFEATGAHAEESENLVDLIRVAKGVDVAFLIREQSDGLRANLRSKTGYDVGTLAREMGGGGHAAAAGFTASGTRKALIGQLLGRLPGSGERP
- the infB gene encoding translation initiation factor IF-2, with translation MPSMRVHELAKEFGMSSKELLDQLQEMRIPAKNHASTLVEAYVDKIRKDLGPLIAERQAVLEAERKKKETAEAKKREAEEVKYKAEEEERRKAEEVERSRREEETRVKREAEEVAKAEEEERRSAEEEAQRKADEEAAAAEAAARAQREAEEAAKLEKTEEDRYRKMAQEAEKQARDKVIDQARQAVTAAQTHGSKRKNRKAKRAEEHPEAAVESAAPAQSGEAGGVVTVTEGVTVSEFAAALGLSPNEIIKRLMLLGTPLTVNQPMMSEIVELIAEDLEREVVVVSAEEEKGFVFEDEPEDLKPRSPVVTVMGHVDHGKTSLLDAIRETGVAATEAGGITQHIGASVVTHKDKRITFVDTPGHEAFTAMRARGANITDVVVLVVAADDGVMPQTVEAIHHAKAAGVPIVIAVNKIDKEGANPDRVRQELTEHEIVSEEWGGTNIFVDVSAKKRINIDDLLETILLVAEFEDLKANPDTFASGVVIEAKLDKGRGPVATVLVQRGTLRVGDSLVAGTAHGRVRALGDPHGVTVKSAGPAEPAEIIGLASVPSAGDEFRVFADERDARKLAEERALKQRLLARDKKVHVSLDDLFARIQEGELKDLNLVVKADVQGSIEALQDALDKMDRSEVRINVIHSAVGAITETDIALADASDAIIIGFNVRPMPAAKALADKENVDVRLYRVIYQAIEDINAARVGMLSPDIVEEDTARVEVRELFRVPKMGVIAGSYVQEGEVHRDDQIRVVRDGVVVYEGRIGSLRRFKDDVKSVKSGYECGVGIDNFQDLKEGDFIEAFRTVEIARES
- the rbfA gene encoding 30S ribosome-binding factor RbfA encodes the protein MKQTPRTRKLNETVREAIASMLVGEIADPRLELVTVTSAQVASDLMTANIYVIAHGDAERYAEALAGLDSAKGRIRTLLGQRVKMRFTPELRFFIDPSVDEGMRINEALKNVPPTLLESGARAAEAAGVDAAGDDVEAEPAGD
- a CDS encoding ATP-binding protein, which produces MYHRSLDAQLRARLLEPRRFIQVVWGPRQVGKTTSVDSVLGGLGIPTRYASADTPAIQTASWIREQWELARLDASDGPVVLALDEVQKVPSWSEHVKALWDEDTRAGCDVRVVVLGSSPLLMQAGLAESLAGRFETLRWTHWTFAECRDAFAWDVETFLFFGGYPGAATLVDDVRRWRSYIVDSLIETSVSRDILLMTRVDKPALLRQLFALACEYSGQILSYTKMLGQLADAGNTTTLAHYLMLLEGAGLVAGLRKYTGGRVRRRASSPKLQVMNTGLMTAISGREPSAAQSDLAWRGRLVESAVGAYLFARKDADDFVLHYWRQGDLGVDFVVEHRDGALTAIEVKSGPDRGDGHRGMNAFLTAYPTARPIVVGAGGVALERVLLGEVEL